In Hyalangium gracile, the following proteins share a genomic window:
- a CDS encoding SPFH domain-containing protein, protein MRKLMVAVAAVAGLALTAGCKQNPREERRELAEVQQDAQQEVAEAQREASEERADIQREEQEEIADAQRDVAQAQRDVAEADRERAEDLRDDSAATAAVNDTVMGRVRSTTGDSLVLVVPNQNNTELKLKTDDKTRVTQNSQVVELDDFKEGTEVRASYVADGEDLVARDVVIISPVKEK, encoded by the coding sequence ATGCGAAAGCTCATGGTGGCGGTGGCGGCAGTGGCGGGGCTGGCTCTCACAGCGGGCTGCAAGCAGAACCCGAGGGAGGAGCGCCGCGAGCTCGCCGAGGTCCAGCAGGACGCCCAGCAGGAGGTCGCCGAGGCCCAGCGGGAGGCCAGTGAGGAGCGGGCCGACATCCAGCGGGAAGAGCAGGAGGAGATCGCCGACGCCCAGCGTGACGTGGCGCAGGCCCAGCGGGATGTGGCCGAGGCAGACCGGGAGCGTGCCGAGGATCTGCGTGACGACAGCGCGGCCACCGCGGCCGTCAACGACACCGTCATGGGCAGGGTGCGCTCCACCACGGGCGACTCGCTCGTGCTGGTGGTCCCCAACCAGAACAACACCGAGCTGAAGCTCAAGACGGATGACAAGACCCGCGTCACCCAGAACAGCCAGGTGGTGGAGCTGGACGACTTCAAGGAGGGCACCGAGGTGCGCGCCTCCTACGTGGCGGATGGGGAGGACCTGGTCGCCCGCGACGTGGTCATCATCTCCCCCGTGAAGGAGAAGTAG
- a CDS encoding serine/threonine-protein kinase translates to MSSPPERPTSKPVILFSSGATSYELVRYLGSSSTGEVLLARRRYAEVLGAPVIIKRLQEPADAVARARLLEEFKLIIQLNHPCIAQVFLVRMHEGSPYVVMEHVDGISLESLLNFSAMRRVPLSEEFAAYVVAEVADALFHAHTLCDSQGRPLGIIHRDVSPRNIHIGTRGHVKLTDFSVAYSTMEGRLSTVGPLLKGDIAYSSPEYLMLQPLDARSDLFSLGVVLLELVTGRHLLDLPEVEEAMLLAGPPSTVQAALESEEQSWVPAPQMAMRMERFRSEHVERATQTLSAPMRAIVTRALQREPPERFQSGKELRDELWSFLGGQGRCFGHREAEREISRVRGEAVRRGSGAEIPEEESSSNTPDGGSRKPRP, encoded by the coding sequence ATGTCTTCACCCCCTGAGCGTCCTACGTCCAAACCCGTCATCCTCTTTTCGTCCGGTGCCACCTCTTACGAACTCGTCCGGTACCTCGGCTCCAGCAGCACTGGAGAGGTGCTGCTCGCGCGCCGCCGCTACGCGGAAGTCCTCGGCGCCCCCGTGATCATCAAGCGCCTGCAGGAACCCGCCGACGCCGTCGCGCGCGCTCGGCTCCTGGAGGAATTCAAGCTCATCATCCAGCTCAACCACCCGTGCATCGCCCAGGTGTTCCTGGTGCGCATGCATGAGGGCTCACCCTATGTCGTCATGGAGCACGTGGACGGCATCTCCCTGGAGTCCCTGCTCAACTTCTCGGCCATGCGGCGCGTGCCCCTCTCCGAGGAGTTCGCCGCCTACGTCGTGGCCGAGGTGGCGGATGCGCTGTTCCACGCGCATACGCTGTGTGACTCGCAGGGCCGGCCGCTGGGCATCATCCACCGCGACGTCAGCCCTCGGAACATCCACATCGGCACCCGGGGGCACGTCAAGCTCACGGACTTCTCCGTCGCCTACTCGACGATGGAGGGCCGGCTGTCCACGGTGGGGCCTCTGCTCAAGGGGGACATTGCCTACTCCTCCCCGGAGTACCTCATGCTCCAGCCGCTGGATGCCCGCTCCGACCTCTTCTCCCTGGGGGTGGTGCTGCTGGAACTGGTGACGGGCCGGCACCTGCTGGATCTGCCGGAGGTGGAAGAGGCCATGCTGCTCGCGGGGCCTCCCAGCACCGTCCAGGCCGCCCTGGAGAGCGAGGAGCAGAGCTGGGTCCCCGCTCCCCAGATGGCCATGCGCATGGAGCGCTTCCGCAGCGAGCACGTGGAGCGTGCCACCCAGACGCTCTCCGCGCCCATGCGGGCCATCGTCACTCGCGCGCTCCAGAGAGAGCCCCCCGAGCGCTTCCAGTCCGGCAAGGAGCTGCGGGATGAGCTCTGGTCCTTCCTGGGCGGCCAGGGACGCTGCTTCGGCCACCGGGAAGCGGAGCGAGAGATCTCCCGGGTACGGGGCGAGGCCGTGCGGCGCGGCAGTGGCGCCGAGATCCCCGAAGAGGAGTCTTCCAGCAACACTCCTGACGGCGGCTCGCGCAAGCCTCGTCCCTGA
- a CDS encoding dipeptidase, with protein sequence MSDVNELHRRWCIADGHADSLMWNRDLCERSTQGHVDFPRLREAGVKLQCFTIVTRGFPFIGGFPVFAAWRGWPREARSSEWHRALWQVQQLEAFCRRSEGQVRITTTAALLEEHLAQGQLSAILGVEGGHAIEGRVERLAELHQRGVRFMGLTHLSNNELGGSSFPMMGNRGLTPLGHQVVEEMARVGLSVDVAHASERTLEQLFAYPSVRFFSSHTGVRGAGGGWRNLSDESLRRIADRGGVVGIILAPIYLGGDTLEDVARHVEHALNVMGEDGVGIGSDYDGMVALPKGFRDVTDLPRLTEVLLRRFPEPLVERILGGNFRRFFRETLGG encoded by the coding sequence ATGAGCGACGTGAACGAACTCCACCGGCGCTGGTGCATCGCGGATGGCCATGCGGACTCGCTCATGTGGAACCGCGATCTCTGTGAGCGCTCCACGCAAGGGCACGTGGACTTCCCCCGGCTGCGCGAGGCGGGGGTGAAGCTCCAGTGCTTCACCATCGTCACCCGGGGGTTCCCCTTCATTGGCGGCTTCCCGGTGTTCGCGGCGTGGCGTGGCTGGCCTCGGGAGGCGCGCTCGAGCGAGTGGCACCGCGCGCTGTGGCAGGTCCAGCAGCTCGAGGCGTTCTGCCGCCGCTCCGAGGGCCAGGTGCGCATCACCACCACCGCCGCCCTGCTGGAGGAGCACCTGGCCCAGGGGCAGCTGTCCGCCATCCTCGGCGTGGAGGGGGGACATGCCATCGAGGGGCGCGTGGAGCGGCTCGCGGAGCTGCACCAGCGGGGGGTGCGCTTCATGGGGCTCACCCACCTCTCCAACAACGAGCTGGGCGGCTCCTCCTTTCCGATGATGGGCAACCGCGGCCTCACCCCCCTGGGCCATCAGGTGGTGGAGGAGATGGCCCGCGTGGGCCTGAGCGTGGATGTGGCCCATGCCTCCGAGCGCACGCTGGAGCAGCTGTTTGCCTACCCCTCCGTGCGCTTCTTCTCCTCGCACACGGGCGTGCGCGGCGCCGGGGGAGGGTGGCGCAACCTCTCGGATGAGTCGCTGCGCCGCATCGCCGACCGAGGGGGCGTGGTGGGCATCATCCTCGCCCCCATCTACCTGGGCGGGGACACCCTGGAGGACGTCGCCCGGCATGTCGAGCACGCCCTCAACGTCATGGGCGAGGACGGGGTGGGGATCGGCTCGGACTATGACGGGATGGTGGCGCTGCCCAAGGGCTTCCGGGACGTGACGGATCTGCCCCGTCTCACCGAGGTGTTACTGCGCCGCTTCCCCGAGCCCCTCGTGGAGCGGATCCTCGGGGGCAACTTCCGGCGGTTCTTCCGGGAGACGCTCGGCGGTTGA